From Penicillium psychrofluorescens genome assembly, chromosome: 1, one genomic window encodes:
- a CDS encoding uncharacterized protein (ID:PFLUO_001621-T1.cds;~source:funannotate), which yields MQSLYGSFSSISDPEHWSPPLRSGGHRGRYLWTDAYGVINLLTMHREYTRAGGDDPGDDRYLVLARRLVETVHDVLGRTRDGERRLPGATDNNPMGGGLRIGKTDERGSDGDGQYHHYLTIWMFALNRMSMASGDPTFNRQAVALAKAIHPRFFVDRAAAQPRMVWKMAIDLSAPLVSSEGNLDPIDGYVVFRLLQAAAMKAGDGEVLTEEIADYKRVMDRKGEHFVSSDPLDLGMTLWTAHWFSEKETWAANLAGRCFEQIYNLFEINRYLERNIKFRLAFREFGTCMGIQCQSLQTTEKDRAVDLKVYADAIITAWDPYMDLSISAGLTPEDLRPITRVMYASALIPGAFRNGYLGEEPKPIEAK from the exons ATGCAATCACTCTAcggcagcttctccagcataTCAGACCCAGAGCACTGGTCGCCACCTTTGAGATCCGGCGGCCATCGCGGACGATATCTGTGGACAGACGCGTACGGAGTGATCAACCTATTGACAATGCATAGAGAGTACACCAGAGCGGGTGGAGATGACCCCGGCGATGACAGGTATCTCGTCCTAGCACGGCGGCTGGTTGAGACGGTACATGATGTATTAGGTCGCACACGCGACGGTGAAAGGCGGCTGCCGGGAGCCACAGACAATAATCCCATGGGTGGCGGATTACGCATTGGAAAGACAGACGAGCGCGGATCAGACGGCGATGGACAATATCACCATTACCTGACAATCTGGATGTTTGCGTTAAACCGTATGTCGATGGCCTCGGGCGACCCGACATTCAACCGGCAAGCTGTCGCCCTCGCGAAAGCAATCCACCCACGCTTCTTCGTAGACCGAGCGGCAGCACAACCGCGCATGGTCTGGAAGATGGCGATAGACTTGTCGGCGCCGCTGGTTTCATCCGAGGGAAATTTGGACCCAATCGACGGCTATGTCGTTTTCCGACTGCTGCAGGCGGCAGCCATGAAAGCTGGTGACGGTGAAGTATTgacggaggagatcgctgATTATAAGCGCGTGATGGATCGCAAAGGAGAGCATTTTGTTTCTAGCGACCCGTTGGACTTGGGGATGACCCTGTGGACGGCGCATTGGTTCTCCGAGAAGGAGACCTGGGCCGCGAATCTTGCAGGGCGATGTTTTGAGCAAATTT ACAATCTGTTCGAGATCAACCGCTATCTCGAGCGCAACATTAAATTCCGCCTGGCTTTTCGAGAGTTTGGGACATGTATGGGTATCCAGTGCCAGTCACTCCAGACCACGGAGAAAGATCGCGCAGTCGATCTGAAAGTGTACGCAGACGCCATCATCACTGCGTGGGATCCCTATATGGACCTTTCCATCTCAGCTGGCCTGACGCCAGAGGATCTGCGACCGATTACCCGGGTGATGTATGCGTCGGCCTTGATCCCAGGAG CTTTCCGTAATGGATATTTGGGAGAAGAGCCCAAGCCAATTGAGGCCAAATGA
- a CDS encoding uncharacterized protein (ID:PFLUO_001622-T1.cds;~source:funannotate): MAQLQQLFNNAAQPLPAIKDQSFGSHFDSYADKQVVLLGDGSHGTSEFYSARAEITKRLIERHGYTMVAVEADWPDAETIDRYVRLRPGPKAHIGGVAKGYEPFKRFPTWMWRNREMQDLVEWMRDWNRTVPPDRRAGFYGLDLYSMGTSIRAVIDYLDRIDPKAGKEARRRYGCLEPWVDDPTTYGLASLRGMETCESQVMEMLHDLLERRLEYAQHDVRDGEEYHSGEQNAYLVRDAEKYYKAMYYSSASSWTLRDTHMFDTLHRLLEHRPPPANKAIVWAHNSHVGDARYTSMGIRRNEVNIGQLCRERLGRDNVAILGCGTHTGTVAAAHEWDDDMEVMAVNPSRDDSWEMVAHDTGIPSFLLDLRRDRMDPALRAAMAAENRLERFIGVIYRPDTERISHYSLSYLHNQFDGYVWFDRTQAVQPLEVLQPATPLGKGETYPFGL, translated from the coding sequence ATGGCGCAACTACAGCAACTGTTCAACAACGCGGCGCAACCCCTGCCGGCAATCAAAGACCAAAGCTTTGGATCTCACTTTGACAGCTATGCAGACAAGCAAGTAGTTCTTCTGGGCGACGGCAGCCATGGCACGTCGGAATTCTATTCTGCACGAGCGGAGATCACTAAACGACTGATCGAGCGTCATGGCTACACGATGGTTGCAGTCGAAGCCGACTGGCCCGATGCAGAGACCATTGATCGGTATGTGAGGCTGCGTCCAGGTCCTAAGGCACATATTGGAGGTGTGGCCAAGGGGTACGAGCCATTCAAGCGGTTTCCCACCTGGATGTGGCGCAACCGCGAGATGCAGGACCTGGTTGAGTGGATGCGTGATTGGAATCGGACCGTGCCACCGGACCGGCGCGCTGGATTCTACGGACTCGATCTGTATAGTATGGGCACATCCATTCGGGCCGTCATCGACTACCTAGACAGGATAGACCCGAAGGCAGGCAAAGAAGCACGACGACGCTACGGGTGTCTAGAGCCCTGGGTGGATGACCCAACGACTTATGGTCTGGCCTCGCTTCGAGGCATGGAGACCTGTGAGAGccaggtgatggagatgttgCACGATCTGTTAGAGCGACGGCTGGAATACGCGCAGCATGACGTGCGTGATGGCGAGGAATACCACAGCGGCGAACAGAATGCGTATCTGGTACGAGACGCAGAGAAGTACTACAAGGCGATGTACTACAGCTCTGCGAGCTCGTGGACATTGCGCGACACACACATGTTCGACACTCTGCACCGGCTGCTCGAGCACcgcccgccgccggcgaACAAGGCCATCGTATGGGCGCACAACTCGCACGTTGGCGATGCCCGCTACACGAGCATGGGCATCCGACGCAACGAAGTGAACATCGGCCAGCTCTGCCGCGAGCGACTGGGTCGTGATAACGTCGCCATTCTCGGGTGTGGCACCCACACGGGCACCGTTGCCGCAGCCCACGAATGggacgacgacatggagGTCATGGCCGTGAATCCGTCCCGAGATGAcagctgggagatggtcgcTCACGACACGGGGATCCCAAGCTTTCTGCTCGATCTGCGTCGAGACCGCATGGATCCCGCTCTACGCGCGGCTATGGCTGCAGAAAATCGCCTCGAGCGGTTCATTGGCGTCATCTATCGTCCGGACACTGAGCGCATCTCGCACTATTCGCTCTCTTATCTTCATAACCAGTTCGATGGCTATGTCTGGTTTGACCGTACTCAGGCCGTCCAGCCGTTGGAGGTCCTTCAGCCGGCGACTCCTCTTGGGAAGGGAGAGACGTATCCATTTGGACTTTAG
- a CDS encoding uncharacterized protein (ID:PFLUO_001623-T1.cds;~source:funannotate) yields MAVRRSARLRSTSAEVSENPETHDSVSHPDNVARLPSVVEGEEAEGTQSPQFRTPKAKNAHTQKTPKSSARKQPVETKTPTSARFPRPPLEEMHPSKAQQSTSKQADSGLVLGFNPVKKDANGNVVKDSVADNTPTKPKASPAASQFGTPGYEFKFSCQEAQLSDEAKRLMDSVREDVARIKSQMVQDKSKQDQDAEKQLHGDRKIAMPKGKAGRFSDVHMAEFKRMDSIAGHPSSFRATPGRFQPVTQSLKRTKSKAQLDEPDSQNSSPSRPTVKPTAAPTPVVTAKRIKHNTSDDATTVRTTSEKTEAPPKPAPPRIRPVVRSSLLTPTRASIARSASLKASKTSLIPSLQRSPSTKNVSTPRTPRTEFNPRLKSNLPSLGNLKSILRRHQPLFSRDPAKLAAGTHVAAPNFDPDTHMEGTEGPAEAGPTPSPKKHVEFTPSVKSRHELTQTSPSPSKVPSKLPRSTSSNVLYPTLPMLTPEENTTAKSFPAKSPTIRQVRQSDACAQPSYPELPVVAHGIAHGIGNKKRHREDDEDDDAENVPPADEQSDERSAKRVKANPPTPSPIKTRTIKTPVRSTPGRMGTPASAKSRSVLSLSRLSMLAKPKGRT; encoded by the exons ATGGCGGTGCGCCGTTCTGCCCGCCTGCGCAGCACCAGCGCTGAGGTATCTGAGAATCCCGAG ACCCATGATTCTGTTTCCCATCCAGACAATGTTGCCCGGCTGCCTTCTGTCgtggaaggcgaggaagccgagggAACGCAATCTCCTCAGTTCCGAACGCCCAAAGCTAAAAACGCACACACCCAGAAAACTCCAAAGTCATCTGCTCGCAAACAACCTGTTGAGACCAAGACACCTACTAGTGCAAGATTCCCCCGCccgccgctggaggaaaTGCATCCGAGCAAGGCGCAACAGAGTACGTCCAAACAAGCGGACTCGGGCCTCGTTTTAGGCTTCAACCCTGTCAAAAAAGACGCCAATGGCAACGTTGTGAAGGACAGCGTTGCCGACAACACTCCAACCAAGCCAAAGGCGTCTCCCGCTGCCAGTCAATTTGGAACTCCGGGGTACGAGTTCAAGTTCTCCTGCCAAGAGGCCCAGCTCAGCGATGAGGCCAAGCGCCTAATGGACAGCGTTCGTGAGGATGTTGCACGCATCAAGTCGCAGATGGTCCAAGACAAATCAAAGCAGGATCAGGATGCCGAGAAACAACTCCATGGAGATCGGAAGATCGCAATGCCCAAAGGCAAAGCTGGTCGGTTCAGCGATGTGCACATGGCCGAGTTCAAGAGGATGGACTCCATTGCTGGACATCCTTCGTCCTTCCGGGCCACGCCTGGTCGCTTCCAACCCGTGACCCAGTCTCTGAAACGGACCAAGTCCAAGGCGCAGCTGGATGAGCCGGACTCTCAAAATTCGTCTCCTTCGCGCCCTACGGTCAAACCCACGGCCGCACCTACGCCTGTTGTGACAGCTAAACGCATCAAACACAATACATCTGACGATGCTACGACCGTCCGCACGACCAGTGAAAAGACCGAGGCGCCTCCGAAGCCGGCTCCTCCACGCATTCGCCCAGTCGTTCGCAGTTCTCTCTTGACTCCGACTCGGGCTTCTATCGCGCGGTCTGCCAGTCTCAAGGCTTCCAAGACCTCCTTGATTCCCTCCCTCCAGCGCTCTCCCTCTACCAAAAATGTGTCCACCCCCCGAACCCCGAGGACCGAGTTCAATCCACGACTCAAAAGCAACTTGCCGAGCCTGGGTAACCTCAAATCCATTCTCCGTCGCCATCAGCCCCTGTTCTCCCGCGACCCAGCCAAGCTTGCGGCCGGCACTCACGTCGCTGCTCCTAACTTCGACCCTGACACGCATATGGAAGGAACTGAGGGCCCAGCTGAAGCTGGCCCTACTCCCTCGCCCAAGAAACACGTCGAATTCACCCCAAGTGTCAAGTCTCGCCATGAATTGACTCAGActtcgccttctccctccaAGGTGCCCTCCAAACTGCCGCGCTCCACTTCGTCAAATGTGCTCTATCCGACTCTGCCGATGCTGACCCCGGAGGAAAACACTACAGCCAAGTCCTTCCCGGCTAAATCTCCAACTATTCGTCAGGTGCGCCAGTCTGACGCTTGCGCGCAGCCCTCCTACCCCGAGCTTCCGGTGGTTGCCCATGGCATTGCTCACGGCATTGGTAACAAAAAGCGGCaccgagaagatgatgaagacgatgacgCCGAAAACGTGCCCCCAGCTGATGAGCAGTCGGATGAACGCAGCGCGAAGCGGGTTAAAGCCAACCCGCCCACCCCTAGCCCGATCAAGACTCGCACTATCAAGACCCCCGTGCGGTCCACCCCCGGGCGCATGGGTACTCCTGCCAGTGCGAAATCCCGCAGCGTGCTCAGTTTGAGTCGGCTGAGCATGCTTGCTAAGCCGAAGGGCCGAACGTAG